The genomic stretch GCTCCCGCGCCGCCACCCGATAACGGTCGCGGTGGGGGAGCCGATCTGGCCCGAGGGAGAGGGTTGGGACGCCGCCGTCGCCCTGCGCGATGCGGCACGCGAGCAGATCCTCCGCCGCTGCGGCGAGTCCGACCTGAGCTAGATCCAGCGTTCAGGGCACTCGGCGCAGGAGCACGAGCGCGAGCGCGAGCGTCACCAGGGCCGGCGCCGTGGCGGAGAGCGCCGGATACAGGTTGAAGACCACGCCCAGCGAGCCAGCGGCCTTGTTGACGAGGTGAAACACGGCACCGATACACGAGCCGACCACCACGCGCCGGCCCGTGCCTGCCCGGCGCGGGTTGCCGAGCACGATCGGGATGGCCAGCAAGACCATGGCGCCGGTGGCCAGGGGATAAGCACCCTTGAGCCACAGGGCATGCCGATACTGCCGGCTTTCCTGGCCGTTGGCCTCGAGGAACTCGACATAGCGGTACAAGTCGACGACCGACAGGTGGTTGGGGTTGATCGCCACGAGGCTGATGAGGTCGGGGTTGAGCAGCGATTCCCAGTTAGCGCTTTGCACGCGGCGTTCCTCGACCCGATCGGTCAGGAACAGCGTCTGTTCGATACCTTCGAGCAACCAGCGTCCGTCGCTGTAGTAGGCACGCCTGGCGCGGGTGCTGGTCTTGAGCCGGCCTTGCTCGTCGAACTCGTAGAGGAAGATCCGCTCCACCCGGTTGCCGGGCAGGATGGTACGGATGTTCACGAAGCTCCGGCCATCCCTGGCCCAGAAGCCGTTGCGGGTCTTGAGCGCGATCTTGTCGGTGGTGGCGATGGAGCGGCGATGTTGGGCCAATTGCTCGCACGGGGGGGCGACCAGCTCGCCGATGAGCACGCAGGCGACCATGATGAGCGCCCCCGCCTTCATCACCCAGGAGACGGTCTTCGACAGCGACACCCCTGCGGCCCGGATGACGGTCATCTCGCTGGTGCTGACCAGCGCACCGAGCGCGAACAGGCTGCCCAGGAGGGCGGCGACCGGGAACAGGTCGTAGCAGAGCCGCGGGATGCTCAACAGCACGAACTCGATGACCTGCAAGACTCCGTAGTGCCCGCGGC from Pseudomonadota bacterium encodes the following:
- the lptG gene encoding LPS export ABC transporter permease LptG; the encoded protein is MKILARYIGSAVMASTATVLVALAAIFSFFEFVDEMGDLGRGHYGVLQVIEFVLLSIPRLCYDLFPVAALLGSLFALGALVSTSEMTVIRAAGVSLSKTVSWVMKAGALIMVACVLIGELVAPPCEQLAQHRRSIATTDKIALKTRNGFWARDGRSFVNIRTILPGNRVERIFLYEFDEQGRLKTSTRARRAYYSDGRWLLEGIEQTLFLTDRVEERRVQSANWESLLNPDLISLVAINPNHLSVVDLYRYVEFLEANGQESRQYRHALWLKGAYPLATGAMVLLAIPIVLGNPRRAGTGRRVVVGSCIGAVFHLVNKAAGSLGVVFNLYPALSATAPALVTLALALVLLRRVP